AAAGCAATGTATAACTCTCTAGTTTTACGATCTAAAAGTGTGAAAAGAACAAACTTATCTTCTCTTTTACCAACTACTGTATCAGCTTCAAAATGACCTTTTTCTAATCTTAAATTTGCTTCTTTAGGTCTATATTTTACGTCTCTAGCGTGTATCAATGACCTTTTACCTTGCTTTAATGTAGTTTTTGTATAACCACCTCTTGATAAATATAAAAGCGGGTCAAAAGAAAGTTTTATTCTTTGTTGCTTTAGAGCTTTGTAAACTGTGCTAAATGTAGGACAAAAAGCATTTTGATTTGTTTGTTTAAACGAGTTAATCATAAACTTAACAGACATTTTACATTTAATGTTTTTAGAGTTTTTGCTTGCTTTTTTTCTTAATTCTTTAGTTACATCGTTTCAATATTTCTTAAAGTGACTTCACTTATTTTTTTGTGATTCTGACACTATCATTAACCTTTTGGTTTTATAACTAAGCAAATGATTTGATAGTTTTCTGAACGAGAGAAATTTAGTTATAAAAATTTTAGATCCGCAAATTTTGCAAATAACTTTATTTTTTAGGCTTTTATGATAGTCATTTTTTTCAATCATTATTTCCATTTTTTGCTTAACCGTTCTAGATTGATAACCAAAATATTTCGCCGCTTTTGATACTGAATTCAACAATAGAACTTTCAAAATAATTTCCCACATTAAGAGTATAGATATTTGTTTATCTCTAAGCAACCTTTTAGACGAAACATTTGAGTGAAGACGTTTTATCTCATCATCAGATTCTTTGATGATGAAGTGACGGAAGTTTTCAGCATTATTTTTTACACAAATAATATTTTGTTTAGATAAATCTATTAATTTTTTCATATAATAAAAATGTGTCCTTTCTATTTAGCATTATTATTTTACACAATGGACACAAAAAAGTCACACGCATTAAATTTGCGTGTGACTTTTCTAATTTATAGCTTTTTTCCTGAGTTTCCAAGTTGAGACACTATAAAAAACGAATACATCTATAAATAAGGTGTATTCGTTTTTGATAATCAAAATTACACACATAGAATTAACTCATACATGCAATAAAATCTTTATAAATTTTTATATTTTCTTTGTGGTTTTCATCCAGATCATTAATTATCTCTTGAACTACTTTGTCATTTACTTCTTTTCTTGTTATAGTCATCATTCTTAATGAATCTACAAATAAATCTAATGTAACTTTTTGTATTTCTCCATTGCTTTCATAATATTTTTTCAATTTATAAAGACAATATTTTAAAACAACAAGAGCAAGAAAGCATAATAAAAGATGTGCAAGTATATGTTTTTCGTTATGAACAAAAACAGGCCTAACTTGTAAAGAAGATTTTAATGTTCTGAAATTTTCTTCAACTTTTTATTGTTTTCTATAAATTTCATTAGCTTTTTCAGGTGTTAAATCAAGAATATTAGTTTCAATAATGTAAAAACCATCTTCAGATTCTTTTTTCTTAATTTTTTCTCAATTTAATTTTCCTATTGTTT
This genomic window from Mycoplasmopsis gallinacea contains:
- a CDS encoding IS30 family transposase; the protein is MKKLIDLSKQNIICVKNNAENFRHFIIKESDDEIKRLHSNVSSKRLLRDKQISILLMWEIILKVLLLNSVSKAAKYFGYQSRTVKQKMEIMIEKNDYHKSLKNKVICKICGSKIFITKFLSFRKLSNHLLSYKTKRLMIVSESQKNKWSHFKKYWNDVTKELRKKASKNSKNIKCKMSVKFMINSFKQTNQNAFCPTFSTVYKALKQQRIKLSFDPLLYLSRGGYTKTTLKQGKRSLIHARDVKYRPKEANLRLEKGHFEADTVVGKREDKFVLFTLLDRKTRELYIALTKRDAKSINKALRMLIRKYNLEIKTLTVDNGSENTLLHKVVGKKKLFKCKPYASYQKGSIENAHRYIRRFIPKGKSFNSLTQEYVFWIKEQIDEYKRILAIEN